From Chiloscyllium punctatum isolate Juve2018m chromosome 36, sChiPun1.3, whole genome shotgun sequence, the proteins below share one genomic window:
- the LOC140461109 gene encoding probable G-protein coupled receptor 139, whose translation MHEAVIAPFFVICYLILAAVGGPANLLAIIILSQGRCGLSRCTTYYLVAIAVSDFLVITTAVILNRISRIYFRQNVLSTTPVCTLSVVLVYATLDCSVWLTVAFTIDRFVAISYQRLKTRYCTEKTALLVIGMICVLSCIKNAPFYLAFQPLFILDGVPWFCSVKANYYTWPVWQFYDWLFRILTPFLPFFLILLLNVFTIRHILAANRARRKLCGAAKGQDPEMANRQRSIALLFAISLSFLLMWSPLVVHFIYVQIKDESYFNGLDISDPLYIFEETTNTLQLLSSCNNVFIYMVSQNLFRKQMKKILIYPFVTLARSFKR comes from the exons ATGCATGAGGCAGTCATTGCCCCCTTCTTTGTCATTTGCTATTTAATTCTCGCTGCTGTGGGTGGCCCTG CCAACTTGCTGGCGATCATAATTCTATCTCAAGGAAGGTGCGGTCTCTCCCGATGCACCACATACTACCTGGTGGCAATCGCAGTGAGTGACTTCCTTGTCATCACCACGGCAGTTATCCTCAATCGAATCAGCCGCATCTATTTTCGGCAAAATGTCTTGTCCACAACTCCTGTGTGCACTCTCAGTGTCGTATTGGTCTATGCTACCCTCGATTGTTCGGTCTGGCTGACAGTCGCCTTTACCATCGACCGTTTTGTGGCCATCTCTTATCAGAGACTGAAGACAAGATACTGCACCGAGAAAACTGCATTGCTCGTTATTGGAATGATCTGTGTCCTGAGTTGCATCAAGAACGCTCCTTTCTACCTTGCATTCCAGCCCTTGTTCATTTTGGACGGGGTACCCTGGTTTTGCAGCGTCAAAGCGAACTATTATACCTGGCCAGTCTGGCAGTTTTATGATTGGTTGTTTCGGATCTTGACCCCTTTTCTCCCATTCTTCCTCATTCTGTTGCTCAACGTCTTTACCATAAGACACATCCTAGCGGCCAACAGAGCCCGCAGGAAGCTCTGTGGTGCTGCTAAGGGACAAGATCCAGAGATGGCTAATCGTCAGAGGTCCATTGCCCTACTTTTTGCCATCTCTTTAAGCTTCCTCCTCATGTGGTCTCCTCTTGTCGTACATTTTATATATGTGCAGATTAAAGATGAGAGTTACTTTAATGGGCTGGATATCAGTGACCCGTTGTACATCTTTGAAGAGACGACCAATACACTCCAGTTACTTAGTTCTTGCAACAACGTCTTCATCTATATGGTCTCTCAGAACTTGTTTCGAAAACAGATGAAGAAAATTCTGATATACCCCTTTGTCACCCTCGCCAGATCCTTTAAACGCTGA